The Haloarchaeobius litoreus DNA window TGGCACATTCACCAATCCAGCCTGTAAAAACTGTCGGCTGCCGTCCGACGCAACGAGCGACCGTCTACGCGTCGCTCGCGGCCGGAACGCTCGTTCAGTCGTCCTCGAGTGCGTCGGCGATGCGCTTGAGCGCGCGGGTCTGGTCGCGCATCTCGTCGCGGAGCTGGCGGACCTCGCGGACGAGCTCCTCGTTGTCCGAACCGCCGTCACGGCCACCGGGACCCATGCCGCCACCCGGACCACCGCCCATCATGCCGCCCATCATCTGTGCGAACGGGTTGCCACCGCCGCCACCCATGCCGCCGGGGCCGCCGGGGCCGCCGGGACCGCCACCGCCGCCCATCATCTCCTCCATGCGCTCGCGTCGGTCCTCGTCGGACTCCTCCTCGCGTCGCTCGCGGATCTCCTCGACCCGCTCGCGGAAGGACTTCTGCTCGTCGTCGCCGTTCTGGGCGTCCTCGGCTGTCTCCTCGTCTTCTGCCATACGCTTGGCTTCAGTCTCCGGCCCGAAAAGGGTTTTTCTCGCGGGGAACCACGTCACCCCACCGCGCCACCGGGCTACGGGAACGAGCCGAGGCTCGACTGGAGCCGCCGGTCGGTCGCCTCCTGCGTGACCCCGTAGCCCACGAGCTCCCGCAGGTCGACCGCGTACGTCGTCCCACCGCGGTCGAGGACGAGGACCCGTCCCTGCACCCCGCGCACCGTCCCCGAGAGCAGCGTCTCGGACACTGGGCGCACGTCGAGGTCGAGCCCGTAGTCGAACGTGTACGTCCCGATGATGTCGAACTCCGTCAGGAGGTCGGTCCACGCGGCATCGTCGACGGCCCCGTCGAGTCCGGCGATCTTCGTCGGGATGCGCACCCGGTCCGGAATCTCCTCCGCGTACTCCGCCTCCAGCTGCCGGGCGATGCGGCCGTCCGAGACGGTGTGGACGTGTGCCGCCCGGTCGGCCCCTTGCTCGCGGAGCCGGGTCTCCAGCCGGTGGGATTTCGTGACTCCGACCTTGAACACGTCGGGGGCGAACGCCGCGAGGTACACCGCGTGCTCCTCGCGACAGTTCGAGAGCGGCAGGTCGCAGTCGCCGGTACATCGGGCACACGGCCACCGGCTCGTGTGCTGGTCGCAGTAGGGTGACCCGGGTCGGTCGCAGGCGTAGTGGTCGTCGCCGTCGACGGCTCCGGCGCACCAGCGGTCACCCAGCGAGAACGACAGCGCCGTCCCGGGCGTGAGCGGCTCGTCCTCGACCGTGCCGCCGCTCGCCAACAGCAGCGCTGGCGCGTGCTCCACGGTCTCCGTCCGGTAGCCGACGACCTGCACACCTCTCTGTAACGCCGTTCGGGCTAAAGCCGTGTCGCTCGCCCGTCGCATAATCCAAATCCGATTATACTGTATCCAGATTATCGTAACGGCTTTGTCGCCTCCACCGGCAGTACCCCCCGTGAACGAGGAGCCAGCGGAACGAACGGAGGGGTCGCTGGCGGGACGGGTCGCGGACGGCATCGTCTCGCACAGCAAACTGGTGATTCTCGTCCTGCTCGTGGCGACCGCGATCGTCGGCAGCGCCGCGGGACAGGTCGAGATGTCCACCTCGACGGACAGCTTCCAGACCGAGACGGTCGCCGCCGACAAGCTCGACTACGTGAACGCCAACTTCGGCGACCCCGACGCGGTGAACCGGACCACGGTACAGATCGTCGTCCGGAACGACAACGTCCTCACGCGCGAGTCGCTGCTCGAGGTACTCGCCTTCCAGCGGTCGCTCGCCGAGAACGACAGCGTCTCGGCGACCCTGGCCGACGAACCGAGCACCGTCAGCGTCGCCAACGTCGTCGCCATCGCGGCCGTCCAGCAGGAACGCGCGCAGGCCGGCCGTCCCGGCGGCCCGCCGCCGAACCTCAGCCGGCAGGTCGAGGCGGTCGAATCGCGCAACGCATCGGAGGTCGAAGACATCGTCGAGCGCGTGCTCTCGCCGGACACCGACGCGCCGACCGGCGGGCAGGACCCCCTCACCCTGCTCCCGACGCACTACGAGCCCGGCACGAAGACCACGAACGCCACCGTCGTCGTCGCCTTCCAGGAGACCGGTGGCGGTGACGGTCTCCCGGAGAGCGTCTCCAGCGCCCAGCTCCTCATGCAGGACATCGCGGCCGACCGCTTCGGCGACGACGCGTTCGTCTTCGGCGTCGGCATCGTCGAGGACGAGACGGGTCGCTCCATCGGCGACAGCTTCGCCATCATCGGCCCGGTCGCCCTGCTGCTCGTCATCCTCACCCTCGTCGTCGCCTACCGCGACTTCGTCGACATCGTACTCAGCACGCTGGGCATCGGCCTCGTTCTCGTCTGGATGCAGGGCTTCATGGGCTGGTTCGACATCCCGTTCGGGACGACGCTCATCGCCGTCCCCATCCTGCTCATCGGGCTGGCCATCGACTACGCGATCCACGTGTTCATGCGCCACCGCGAGGTCCGCGCCGGGACCGATGACCCCGGTCCGCGCGACGGCATGGTGCTCGCGCTCGGCAGCGTCGGCATCGCCCTCGTCTGGGTGACCGTCACCACCTCCATCGGCTTCCTCTCGAACCTCGTCAGCCCGCTCGCGCCGTTGCAGAACTTCGGACTCGTCAGCGCGGCCGGCATCGTCAGCACGCTCGTCGTCTTCGGCGCGCTGATCCCCGCACTCAAGGTCGAGGTCGACGCCCTTCTCGAACGCGTCGACC harbors:
- a CDS encoding DUF2797 domain-containing protein; this encodes MQVVGYRTETVEHAPALLLASGGTVEDEPLTPGTALSFSLGDRWCAGAVDGDDHYACDRPGSPYCDQHTSRWPCARCTGDCDLPLSNCREEHAVYLAAFAPDVFKVGVTKSHRLETRLREQGADRAAHVHTVSDGRIARQLEAEYAEEIPDRVRIPTKIAGLDGAVDDAAWTDLLTEFDIIGTYTFDYGLDLDVRPVSETLLSGTVRGVQGRVLVLDRGGTTYAVDLRELVGYGVTQEATDRRLQSSLGSFP
- a CDS encoding efflux RND transporter permease subunit, which gives rise to MNEEPAERTEGSLAGRVADGIVSHSKLVILVLLVATAIVGSAAGQVEMSTSTDSFQTETVAADKLDYVNANFGDPDAVNRTTVQIVVRNDNVLTRESLLEVLAFQRSLAENDSVSATLADEPSTVSVANVVAIAAVQQERAQAGRPGGPPPNLSRQVEAVESRNASEVEDIVERVLSPDTDAPTGGQDPLTLLPTHYEPGTKTTNATVVVAFQETGGGDGLPESVSSAQLLMQDIAADRFGDDAFVFGVGIVEDETGRSIGDSFAIIGPVALLLVILTLVVAYRDFVDIVLSTLGIGLVLVWMQGFMGWFDIPFGTTLIAVPILLIGLAIDYAIHVFMRHREVRAGTDDPGPRDGMVLALGSVGIALVWVTVTTSIGFLSNLVSPLAPLQNFGLVSAAGIVSTLVVFGALIPALKVEVDALLERVDLDRRKSPFGGDTAVVGRLLSLGTVGAKRAPVVVLLVAVLLSGVGAYGGTQVDTSFDRSDFLTEQPPDWMEELPEPFTPGEYNIRQNAEFLNDNFLQQRDTTRAELLIEGRVTDPGTLDRVVAVRERAADGETVITLADGEPRILDPVTTIRAVAAQNETFAATVAAADTDDDGVPDENLTAVYDGLYRTAPEQARQVVARNGAGEYDALRVQVSIQGGSPVPQVRDEMQAAVEPAQGDGLTATATGQPVLTAIVQDGLLETVVVTLVVTVLAVLAVLVVGYRIFDGYASLGALTIVPVVLSLAWVLGVMYLLEIPFNAQTALITSLGIGLGVDYSIHMSERFTDELERLGSVDDALTATVDGTGGALLGSAVTTAAGFSTLALAIVPSLQRFGIVIGVAIVFAFVGAVLVLPSILALWGRRVPN